The Spinacia oleracea cultivar Varoflay chromosome 2, BTI_SOV_V1, whole genome shotgun sequence DNA segment ggattgtcctcccataaatcgggatgagatgccgaaagttgtacaaggccactcgaagagctagaaactgtaaaatgcatggtcgtgctcagatgaatcataggctatgattatctgtttatttgatctcTGACACCGaaaaatacctctggacataataaagatgactactcttaccttatgttcatgagcaggcatcaagtgacaaaggaattaggaaatgcacacttgtccctgtggacaagtgggagactgaaggaaataatgccattggtccaagtttgaatttaatgctaagtccgcttcaattcaagtggaattaataatattaatccacaactaactcttgactgaaccagtaggatcacacaaatagtgcataaacggatcaagtatttaagtgaatttaatattcattaagtgttctatttatggtcattcggaaatgatggatcttggttccagtgatAGCTAAAATCATCACAAGGCAAAGAAAGTGTAttaccggaaatgaagatattaccggaaacagaaatatggttaatgacggaaatataaatattatctaagtcgaagatattgccggaaatggaaatatggttcatatcggaaaatattatcggaaatagaaatattgccggagtcggaaatattgacggaaacggaaatattaccggaatcggaaatattgtcgaaatcggaaaatattatcggaaatattaacggaaacgtaaatattgttcgaatcggaaataaatgccggaatcggaaaacgaatcggaagcacggCGAGAGACATGCCGGCAAGCGAGCcagcccatcgctcgacgagcAAGGCCCGCGAGCTCGACGATCCAGGCCAGTACCGAGCACGAAGCCCAGCGCCAGCGCTaagcccaacgcctagcaaaggcAACAAGGCATCGATGGGCCAACAACAAGGCAATGGGCCAGCGACCGAGGCCTGCAGCGCGCGCCAGCCAAGTGTGGCCTGCAAGGCTTCGTGGGCGGCAAGCAAGCCTTGCGTGCCAAGGCCCGATGCCCCACATGCATGACTTAGGCTCCAAGTTACTTGGGTTGTAAGTTGTTCGTTTTCCTAATCCTACAATAATTGGACTTCTAGGTATTTAATTATTCCTAGACTtctaataaaaataagtaactataatcctaataggtttagttatttgattcctagtaggattacaattctctatttcccaccctataaatatgtggttcgatcacaatttatacatcacaTACAATACATTAAATTCAAGGGAGAGTCTAATATTTGCCTATCCCATTTGTGAGTTTACCGAGTGCAcaaaaaccttagagaatattctagtcggttgaatctaaggtggatccggacgtgttgtggaattgctacggagggacgacacttggagtcctttacttgttcttgttcggttcgggagaagctagggaaggcactcatcacatagtatgtatattaaattatgctaactgactgtgtagcaattaatttggattcctggcttttaaggtttttccgcatgaattatattgttcataaccttacaaGAAGAAAGCACATTTTACCAAAATTCTTCTGCACCCATGAACTGCAGAAGAATGGTGATATACAGGTTCTACAAATTTCTTCAAGTGAAAATTTGGCAAACCTATTTACCAAGGCGCTTCCAACTACTACTTTCAAGAAATTAGTTTACCATATTGGATTGTGTCGTCTCAAAAATCTCAAGTTATGTAATCATGAGGGAGAGTAGATGCGcgctgcactctttttcccttcacCATGATTTTTCTCATTGGCTTTTCCTAGTAAGGTTTCTTAATGAGGCAGCATCATACGCGCATTAggcaaaattttattttaagagagaattttttttgtataatggacatccagggggtgttataaaatataatatggatGCCTACTATACCTCGTCAATATCTCTGAAATATTCTAGGGTTCAGCAAAACCCCAACTATTTTATCCTATATATATCTGGtactatctattactatatactaaaagagacaccaggaatgacacgtgtcaattcctggtgcgattttttcccgccaaaaatcctttcctaaaaaaaatatttactttattctatttttattttctctccttttatataaatgtttataaatagaaaaaattataggattattaaatatgacattatcaaataattttggtaatatttagtcagatcttcatatcaataataatattttgttcatattaagcatatcaaatatttaattcggtcaaatcatcatattaaacatataaaatatataatacgtaatagagcgaaaattgtatattatatgataaaatgagtacgttcgagatttattaattacgcaatagatttaagggataaatatttcagttaaaaaagatagtcaattaataattttcaaataaccgtgcgtgcacgggacctaatctagtatgGAATAATACACACAACATTATTCTCTCTTTCATCTCTCCTGTTTATTCACAACCATTTTCAATTAGTTATAGTTTGATACTGCCATTTtctcaaaacaaaaataacttgTATTTCACCAATAAATCTACTAAATAGATTAGTGAAATTCAGAATTTGAGATTATGCTAATCAAAAGAAAAGATTGCATCATGAACAAACCATTGCCTTTCCATGTCAATCACTCCGGATTTTAGATCTATCAACAATCATCTCTATTTTCAGCTAACAAGCATATCAGCGGATAATTTACAGACTGCTGCAAATCGGAAAATAAGACAGATGCTTACATCACCTTCGAATCCATATACCATCTATCTCTTGCATAGAATGCCAAATACATCCATCCTAAACTAAATGGGCTGaacaagtaaacaagatttgcTAAGGGATACTACTCTACACATGCACCTTCTCACTACACAAGAAAGTAGAGAAAGAGAAAGGTATCGGTTTGTAAAAATGTTTGACAGGTATACGGCTTAATCCCCCACTTCGACATGTAAAGTTGTTTTCGCTGCAGGGTGGAGCAATTTGGTTAGTCCATAAGCCCTTTAGGGATGATCCATGTTATGGAATCCGGGGAGGAGAGAGGTGATGAAGCCAAAAACTATCATCTGAATCTCTTTTACGATACCCCACCAGTGGTTGCCTCCTTCAACTCCTGCCTCAGGAGCCTCTTCATTTTCAACTACACGTTCTGCACCATCTGCTGGTGGATTGCCGTTCTCTGCTCCAGGTTGATGCTCTGTTACATGGAAAATAATGCATCCACACATCAGTAGGATCAGAAAACAATCAGTAGTAGTCTTCCATTTCCATTCTGCATATTTTCCAATCAGTCTTTCTTTTTGCCCTAATACATGAATGCCTAATCTCCACTAACAAGCATGAAAAAACTTTATGTCCTTGCAATTATTTCAAAATACCAACAGACCTCATTATTCCTATGCGTATTAAAACCAGGAATTGATATAAATACCATGTGGTCCAATATCTCCCACTCCCACTCCCATCTCTTTAACACATTGGGAACTCATTGGGAGCTGAAAATGCTCCAATGCATGTGCCcatgtaaaaagaaaaaaagacccTGAAGAAAATAAAATGTTGCATTTTTATGGATGGTACATGATGGTTTCGCAAAGAGCCAAAGATATTTGGAAAAAATAACTCATCAGGAACTCTTTGTCAAATAAAACACTACAAGTGCTGAATTTAGTAAAAAACATCAAATGCGGACTCGCTGATTCTCTTCAGATGGCCACATCATAAATGATCATCAAGGGTAACATTTTTTTTCAACAATTAACACCCAACATGATACAATATGCAAGACTAAAAAATAGTAGATTACCAGCAGCAGCTGCAACAACGTTATTATTCCCTTGTCCAACAACCGGGTCAACCCTGGCAACAGGCCTTGGTTGTCGAGGAGGAGCAGCTGCCCTGTGCATTGCTTGTGATATCCAACGCATAAGTGGAGTTAAAGCTCCAGTCTGGTATCTGCAGTAAACCATCATAAAGGTTGAGTAATTTCAGACTTGTATGAGAAGAATTCATGTTAATATACAATTGAAGAGTACAAGGAGGACCAGATATCCTCAGAGAAAGAAAACAAGGGTAAGTGGACAAACATAATCTCATATTGACATTCATAAACCAAAGTTCAGAACAGTAAAAGTATCCAAACTTCCAGTCTGTTGTAAATCAAGCATGAAAATAGTGGGAAGTAGTTTGAGTGAAGATCTTAAAAACTGATTCAGAACATATATGTGAAAGTAAAGTCTATTGTAAGTGGAACACAGAAGTACAAAAATTGAGACTAAAAACTACTTTTCATACATAAGGACGTACAGATTCATTAGACAGAGATCCttattggtaatattttaaaatatgtCCTCAAGCAGATATTTTATGCCATCAAATATAACATATACTTACAAGTAGACGATAAATGCAAAGAACACAAGTAGAGCAAGCCTTTGTCTTGAACCATCTTGGTTAAATATAAAGATCACAGCTGCCAACTTTAATATGAGCAGCAAGTCAAGCTGGAATGCTATCTGAAATCTCCGTACAACAATCTGTCGTTGAGCTCCAAGCTGTTGAGGCTGCTGCTGGTTCATCTGGCCTTGCTCCCCGTTA contains these protein-coding regions:
- the LOC110777660 gene encoding uncharacterized protein, which produces MAENSDNPPTVSNHSSPPKPAEDDLKLPQVPNLPYFPSVQHGGVNMIPIMYPALLPGLASAQNSDQNNRGPGIYAVPMLPFMGTVAGIPTDTLIPLTYSTPTRRTSSEAGTTNGEQGQMNQQQPQQLGAQRQIVVRRFQIAFQLDLLLILKLAAVIFIFNQDGSRQRLALLVFFAFIVYLYQTGALTPLMRWISQAMHRAAAPPRQPRPVARVDPVVGQGNNNVVAAAAEHQPGAENGNPPADGAERVVENEEAPEAGVEGGNHWWGIVKEIQMIVFGFITSLLPGFHNMDHP